Proteins encoded within one genomic window of Granulicella pectinivorans:
- a CDS encoding response regulator transcription factor: MPSHSSKVLIIEDDRKMSDALESGIRSAGYEVLAASTAEEGFFLIHSGQPDLLLLDLTLPHRNGLDILRQVRKEGIDLRVLILTSHNTVDDRVEGLRSGADDYLGKPFSFPELLARMDALLRRFLPPTAPSSLKVGDLSLDPKKRMAYRAGDPLDLTPREFDLLLYLAENGGRTVSREMLARDVWRETSRFTPIDNVIDVQVARLRRKIDDPFAVKLLQTVRGLGFSLREP; this comes from the coding sequence ATGCCGTCCCATTCATCGAAGGTTCTGATCATCGAGGACGATCGCAAGATGTCCGATGCCCTGGAGTCCGGCATCCGGTCGGCTGGCTATGAGGTCCTCGCCGCCAGCACCGCGGAGGAGGGATTTTTCCTGATCCACAGCGGACAGCCTGATCTCCTGCTCCTCGATCTCACGCTTCCACACCGCAACGGGCTCGATATCCTTCGGCAGGTGCGTAAGGAAGGAATCGACCTGCGCGTGTTGATTTTGACGTCCCACAACACCGTGGACGATCGCGTGGAAGGCCTGCGTTCCGGCGCGGACGACTACCTCGGCAAGCCCTTTTCCTTTCCCGAACTGCTTGCCCGGATGGATGCCCTGCTTCGCCGCTTTCTGCCCCCGACCGCTCCATCCTCGCTCAAGGTCGGGGATCTGTCGCTCGATCCGAAGAAGCGCATGGCCTACCGTGCTGGCGACCCGTTGGACCTCACCCCGCGCGAGTTCGATCTGCTGCTGTACCTTGCCGAAAACGGCGGACGCACCGTATCCCGCGAGATGCTGGCCAGGGATGTGTGGCGGGAGACATCGCGCTTTACTCCGATCGACAATGTCATCGACGTCCAGGTCGCACGGCTCCGGCGCAAGATTGACGATCCCTTTGCGGTCAAGCTCCTGCAAACAGTGCGCGGTCTTGGCTTCAGTCTGCGGGAGCCGTAG
- a CDS encoding TolC family protein: MSPARLVAQSSIDASASLTLEQAEATALSNQPRMLAAQLRARSSIERIREARGGYQPMVAFNATGVRVADTGASIAAGNITTSAVSDRFAYGANLSQMVTDFGRTSALVGSARATAEAQADAATLTRAQVRLNVREAYYQVLGAEAVLRAARAALDNRALVARQLAALAASELKSTLDVNFAKVLQSEAELAVVRAESTVAQQRSHLATAMGQRAPVVSPLADVPATQDALPLAPDSLLAQSIVQRADLNASQSTQKAAAQFALSEKRLNYPTLNVLGTAGQIPFRDHTLHDSYAAVGFNLNIPVFNGGAYRARQAEAELEASARTRDTEELRLEVGEQVRDSWYRANEAYRSLDVTTRLVGQSKEALRLAQDRYDAGLGSIVELNEAQLNETSAEITAADATYSYLIRRAELDYAAGLLN, translated from the coding sequence TTGAGCCCTGCCAGGCTCGTCGCGCAGAGCAGTATAGATGCCTCCGCTTCGCTCACATTGGAGCAAGCGGAGGCGACGGCTCTGAGCAATCAGCCCAGGATGCTTGCTGCCCAGCTTCGGGCACGATCCTCCATCGAAAGAATCCGCGAAGCGCGCGGGGGCTATCAGCCGATGGTTGCCTTCAACGCCACGGGAGTTCGCGTGGCGGATACAGGGGCTTCGATCGCCGCGGGAAACATCACGACCTCCGCGGTCTCAGATCGGTTCGCCTATGGTGCCAACCTGTCGCAGATGGTCACGGACTTCGGTCGGACAAGCGCCCTCGTTGGGAGCGCTCGCGCCACGGCCGAGGCACAGGCTGACGCGGCGACACTCACGCGCGCACAGGTCCGGCTCAACGTGCGGGAAGCCTATTACCAGGTGCTTGGGGCGGAGGCAGTCCTGCGAGCGGCGCGAGCGGCGCTAGACAATCGGGCTCTCGTAGCCCGGCAACTTGCAGCCCTGGCGGCGAGTGAACTCAAATCCACGCTCGACGTTAACTTCGCCAAGGTCTTGCAGAGCGAAGCGGAGTTGGCGGTTGTTCGTGCTGAGAGCACCGTCGCACAGCAGCGCTCCCATCTCGCGACGGCAATGGGGCAACGAGCGCCTGTGGTTTCGCCGCTGGCCGACGTGCCCGCCACGCAGGATGCGTTACCGCTTGCACCGGACAGCTTGCTCGCGCAAAGCATCGTTCAACGCGCCGATCTGAACGCGTCACAATCCACGCAGAAGGCGGCCGCCCAGTTTGCGCTCTCCGAAAAGCGATTGAACTATCCAACACTGAATGTTCTGGGGACAGCCGGGCAGATTCCCTTTCGTGACCACACACTGCACGATAGCTACGCTGCAGTGGGGTTCAACCTCAATATCCCCGTCTTCAACGGTGGCGCCTATCGGGCTCGTCAGGCAGAGGCGGAACTTGAGGCGAGCGCACGGACTCGCGATACCGAGGAGCTTCGTCTAGAGGTTGGCGAGCAGGTGCGCGATAGCTGGTATCGCGCGAATGAAGCCTATCGCAGCCTGGACGTGACCACGAGGCTTGTGGGCCAGAGCAAAGAGGCGCTTCGGTTGGCACAGGATCGCTATGACGCAGGTCTTGGAAGCATTGTTGAGTTGAACGAGGCACAACTCAATGAGACCTCCGCCGAGATTACGGCTGCGGATGCAACGTATAGCTACCTGATCCGCCGTGCCGAACTCGACTATGCTGCCGGACTTTTGAACTGA
- a CDS encoding efflux RND transporter periplasmic adaptor subunit encodes MSLSLLSLGGAALLTACKSSPPPPATVPTVPVATVGTATLANDLTLTAEFLPYQDVDVMAKVAGYVKTISVDIGDRVQQGQVLAVLEAPEIQSDVAHAKAGVAAAAANIVTAQAAVQRAQAAAGMAKLSYQRIQDVASKDKGLVPRQEIDVAQSRQMEAAAQLASAESSVQAAREAKAAADQEYVRAQTMMGYATIRAPFAGVITKRYAGTGSMIQAGIASQTQAMPVVKLAQNSLLRLILPVPVNDVADVKNGQTVDVNVSSLGRRLQGTVTRSTDSVQTATRTMDTEVDVPNRDGSLVPGMYAEVHLHLAARPNVLSVPIDAVDGLGTSVQQAYVVRDGIVHLVTVKTGLQTPNRLEILSGLAEGDRVIVGRHTGLADGERVDAQAAGYEGNAH; translated from the coding sequence ATGTCCTTGAGTTTGTTGAGCCTTGGGGGAGCAGCTTTGCTCACAGCCTGCAAATCGAGCCCACCGCCCCCGGCAACGGTTCCGACCGTTCCGGTCGCTACGGTCGGCACCGCAACCCTGGCAAACGATCTGACGCTTACGGCGGAGTTCCTGCCTTATCAGGATGTCGATGTCATGGCAAAAGTGGCGGGCTACGTAAAAACCATCTCAGTGGATATCGGCGACCGTGTGCAGCAGGGCCAGGTCCTTGCGGTTCTTGAGGCCCCCGAAATTCAGAGCGACGTGGCACACGCCAAGGCCGGCGTCGCTGCAGCGGCGGCGAACATCGTGACCGCGCAGGCTGCCGTTCAGCGGGCCCAGGCAGCAGCAGGCATGGCCAAGCTATCCTACCAGCGCATCCAGGATGTAGCGAGTAAGGACAAAGGACTCGTGCCGCGTCAGGAGATCGATGTCGCGCAGTCGCGTCAGATGGAAGCCGCCGCACAGTTGGCAAGTGCCGAATCCTCTGTGCAGGCGGCGAGGGAGGCCAAAGCCGCCGCAGACCAGGAGTATGTGCGGGCCCAGACCATGATGGGATATGCGACGATTCGCGCTCCCTTCGCGGGAGTCATCACGAAACGCTATGCCGGCACGGGCTCGATGATTCAGGCGGGCATTGCTTCACAGACGCAGGCGATGCCTGTCGTGAAGCTTGCGCAAAACAGCCTTCTGCGGCTTATCCTGCCCGTCCCCGTGAACGATGTAGCGGATGTCAAGAACGGGCAGACCGTCGATGTGAATGTATCCAGTCTCGGTCGAAGATTGCAGGGCACGGTGACGCGCTCGACAGATTCGGTGCAGACGGCAACACGGACGATGGACACCGAAGTGGATGTGCCGAATCGTGACGGTTCGCTGGTACCTGGCATGTATGCGGAGGTTCATCTCCATCTTGCCGCTCGTCCAAACGTGTTGAGTGTCCCGATCGATGCTGTCGATGGTCTCGGAACCAGCGTGCAGCAGGCGTATGTCGTACGCGATGGAATCGTTCATCTCGTAACCGTGAAGACCGGGCTGCAAACGCCCAATCGTTTGGAGATCCTCTCTGGACTTGCGGAAGGCGACAGGGTCATCGTCGGCCGTCACACCGGGCTGGCTGATGGCGAGCGGGTCGACGCGCAAGCCGCAGGCTACGAAGGCAACGCGCACTAG
- a CDS encoding efflux RND transporter permease subunit gives MSGFSIRNPYLIVVLCLVVMILGTVSVSDMPVDMFPPINLPVVAVATFYSGMPPQQIEANITYHLERQFTLAGGIDHMESRSLPGVSLIKVYFRAGTDPDSDAATISSLAMSDLRDMPPGTYPPIVLKQDASSMPVALVPLSGSGLNESKLKDLAQNFVRNQLASVPGASVTQPFGGRWRQIMLYADPTKLEANQLSPMDVVRAVNDSNVILPAGDVQIGRYDYNIYTNSMLKGADDIATVPLKTVGQSPVRVGDVATAQDSFGLQYNVVRVNGQRGVYLPIFKQGGDSNTIAIVDGVKEKLKNLVDVPSSLRSTVVFDQSRFVKTAITTLLHEGGVGLFLTCLMILIFLGSIRATLAVFFSIPLSLLATFFVLKLTGSSINSMVLGGLALALSRLIDNSVVVLENIFRHLEEGESPVVAAERGGKEVALPVLAATLTTVVVFFPVTMLYGVSKFLFSALALAVVISLFASYFVALTVVPLFCARFIKTAHGDVDHESAETEEMIVAEPASHHYGLWARFNAWFARSFDRLLHGYDGMVAKVLDKPKAVLLGFGGFFLLSLSLFPLMGLSFFPRTDAGQFVISFKAPSGTKLEATEEEAAKVEGIVRRVVSKHDMDMTVTNIGVDPGFSALFSPNAAMHTGFTQVALSEDHKTSSFTYIDEVKKTITKELPELQTFYSSGSLVDGVLNMGSPAPIDVRVAGNDVTADYALAQKIAGKIKDVRGVADVYIPQDLDYPSLRITIDRTRASELGLTEKETVSNIITALTSNQMIAPSIWIDPNSGNNYFLTVMYKEGQVKSLEDLKAIPLHGAHIANATRLDMVAKIEQFNAPTEMDHTQIRRVLDIYVRPQAEDLGRIAKEIQKIVDESNPPHGINVALTGSVASMNSSFQSFAIGLTLSVLLLYLILVAQFRSFMDPFIILLALPPGIAGVLIVLPLWGTTLNVMSLMGVVMLAGIAVSNSILIVEFAKHLLEEGRGVRDAIITSCRVRLRPILMTSLATVIGLLPMALKLGEGSESYAPLAQALIGGLTLSVLLTVFLVPAGFLLAYRNRSL, from the coding sequence ATGTCCGGATTTTCCATTCGTAACCCATATCTGATCGTTGTGCTGTGCCTTGTGGTCATGATCCTTGGGACCGTCAGCGTGTCGGATATGCCGGTGGATATGTTCCCACCCATCAATCTGCCCGTGGTGGCTGTCGCGACGTTCTACTCGGGCATGCCGCCGCAGCAGATTGAAGCGAACATCACGTATCACCTCGAGCGGCAGTTCACGCTGGCAGGCGGCATCGACCACATGGAGTCGCGCTCGTTGCCTGGTGTCTCGCTCATCAAGGTTTATTTTCGCGCCGGAACCGATCCGGATTCCGATGCCGCAACCATCTCCTCACTCGCCATGAGCGATCTGCGCGACATGCCACCGGGGACGTATCCGCCGATCGTGTTGAAGCAGGATGCTTCGAGCATGCCGGTGGCGCTGGTGCCGCTCAGCGGCTCAGGCCTGAATGAGAGCAAACTGAAAGACCTTGCGCAGAACTTTGTGCGCAATCAGCTTGCGAGTGTTCCAGGTGCCAGCGTCACGCAGCCCTTCGGTGGACGCTGGCGGCAGATCATGCTGTATGCCGATCCCACCAAGCTGGAGGCCAACCAACTCAGCCCGATGGATGTGGTCAGGGCAGTGAATGATTCGAATGTCATTTTGCCTGCAGGCGATGTGCAGATTGGACGATACGACTACAACATCTACACGAACTCGATGCTGAAGGGCGCGGACGACATCGCAACCGTGCCGCTGAAGACCGTAGGACAGTCGCCGGTGCGTGTCGGCGATGTTGCCACCGCGCAGGACTCGTTCGGTCTGCAATACAACGTCGTCCGTGTGAACGGCCAGCGGGGTGTCTATCTGCCCATCTTCAAGCAGGGCGGAGATTCCAACACCATTGCGATTGTCGACGGAGTCAAGGAGAAGCTGAAGAACCTCGTGGATGTCCCGTCATCGTTAAGGAGTACCGTGGTCTTCGATCAGTCGCGCTTCGTGAAGACGGCCATTACGACGCTGCTCCATGAGGGCGGCGTCGGACTCTTTCTTACTTGCCTCATGATCCTGATCTTCCTCGGCAGTATCCGTGCGACGCTGGCGGTGTTCTTCTCCATTCCGCTTTCACTGCTGGCGACCTTCTTCGTGCTGAAGCTGACTGGCAGTTCTATCAACAGTATGGTCTTGGGCGGCTTGGCTCTTGCCCTTTCACGGCTCATCGATAACTCGGTGGTCGTGCTCGAGAACATCTTTCGGCATCTGGAAGAGGGCGAATCGCCGGTCGTGGCGGCGGAGCGCGGCGGTAAAGAAGTGGCGTTGCCTGTACTCGCCGCAACATTGACGACGGTGGTTGTGTTCTTCCCGGTAACGATGCTCTATGGAGTCAGCAAGTTCCTCTTCTCGGCTCTTGCGCTCGCTGTGGTCATCTCACTCTTCGCGTCCTACTTTGTCGCGCTCACGGTTGTTCCGCTCTTCTGTGCTCGCTTCATCAAGACTGCGCATGGCGATGTCGATCACGAGTCGGCCGAGACGGAAGAGATGATTGTGGCTGAACCTGCCTCTCATCATTATGGCCTATGGGCACGCTTCAACGCCTGGTTCGCGCGCAGCTTCGATAGACTCCTGCATGGTTATGATGGCATGGTCGCAAAGGTATTGGATAAGCCGAAGGCTGTGCTCCTGGGCTTCGGAGGCTTCTTCCTACTGAGCCTTTCGCTGTTTCCCTTGATGGGGCTATCGTTCTTTCCCCGCACCGATGCGGGACAGTTCGTCATCAGCTTCAAGGCACCCTCCGGAACGAAGCTGGAGGCTACCGAAGAAGAAGCCGCGAAGGTCGAGGGCATCGTACGTCGCGTCGTGTCGAAACACGATATGGACATGACGGTCACCAACATCGGCGTCGATCCTGGCTTCTCCGCTCTATTCTCTCCCAACGCCGCGATGCACACCGGCTTCACGCAGGTGGCGCTCTCGGAAGATCACAAGACAAGCAGCTTTACCTATATCGACGAGGTGAAGAAGACCATCACGAAGGAGTTGCCGGAGCTCCAGACGTTCTATTCGAGCGGCAGCCTCGTCGACGGTGTATTGAACATGGGCTCGCCTGCTCCCATTGATGTGCGAGTGGCTGGCAACGACGTGACCGCGGATTACGCGCTGGCTCAGAAGATAGCCGGAAAGATCAAGGATGTGCGCGGCGTAGCGGATGTATACATTCCGCAGGACCTCGACTACCCATCGCTCCGCATCACTATCGATCGCACCCGCGCAAGTGAACTTGGCCTGACCGAAAAAGAGACGGTATCGAACATCATTACGGCACTCACATCGAACCAGATGATTGCGCCAAGTATCTGGATTGATCCCAACAGCGGAAACAACTACTTCCTGACCGTGATGTACAAAGAGGGTCAGGTCAAGTCGCTCGAAGACCTCAAGGCAATTCCCCTGCATGGCGCTCACATTGCCAACGCCACACGACTGGATATGGTTGCAAAGATCGAGCAGTTCAACGCGCCGACCGAGATGGATCACACCCAGATTCGCAGGGTGCTCGACATCTACGTCCGCCCGCAGGCGGAAGATCTTGGCCGCATCGCCAAAGAGATTCAGAAGATCGTCGACGAGTCTAATCCGCCTCACGGCATCAACGTCGCGCTGACTGGAAGCGTCGCATCGATGAACTCGTCCTTCCAGAGCTTTGCCATCGGCCTCACGCTGTCGGTTCTGCTGCTTTACCTGATCCTCGTCGCCCAGTTCCGTTCGTTCATGGACCCCTTCATCATCCTTCTCGCTCTTCCTCCCGGGATAGCGGGCGTACTCATCGTCCTTCCCCTGTGGGGCACGACGCTCAATGTCATGTCGCTGATGGGAGTCGTCATGCTGGCTGGTATCGCGGTCTCGAACAGCATCCTGATCGTAGAGTTCGCCAAACACCTGCTGGAGGAAGGAAGAGGAGTTCGCGATGCCATCATCACGTCGTGCCGGGTACGCCTACGGCCCATCCTGATGACGTCGCTGGCAACCGTGATCGGCCTGCTTCCCATGGCGTTGAAGCTGGGCGAGGGAAGCGAGTCGTACGCTCCGCTTGCGCAGGCGCTCATTGGGGGTCTCACTCTCTCAGTGTTGCTCACAGTCTTTCTGGTTCCGGCGGGGTTTCTTCTGGCATACCGGAACCGTTCACTCTGA
- a CDS encoding glycoside hydrolase family 35 protein, protein MGRFAVDGGRFLMDGNPYQIIAGDMHSVRVPRAYWRERLHAMKAMGLNTLTTYAFWNVHEPRPGVYDFSGQNDLAEYLREAQQEGLNVILRPGPYVCAEWELGGYPSWLLKDRSLVLRSNDPKYRAAVNRWFERLAKEIKPLLLKNGGPIIAIQVENEYGAFGDDKEYLEQLKDELIHVGLGDTVLFTSNQGPDLAKGSLPELPAVVNFGSGNAEKSLRMLKEFRPDGPQMVGEYWAGWFDKWGEEHHQTDGKREAAEFRSMLERGDSVSIYMFHGGSTFGWMNGADSHTGTDYHPDTSSYDYDAPLDEAGNPTYKYALLQQAIADVTHTRPAGLPPMTKRAVFPVAEKMLSASLWESLPKPVHSTVPLTFEDLDQNYGYVLYRTALKPGDGGKLVLGGLHDYAQVYVDRRLVGTLDRRLGNETLELPRVSAAATLDILVENTGRVNYSHAIRGERAGLTGEVTLDGKKPKEWENFSLEMKDVPQMPMRPLPCSGPCFYSVAMQTETPADTYLDTRHLHKGQMWVGEHNLGRFWSIGPQFALFTPGPWLKQGTTTLRFFDLMGDATEKVSTATEPIFGAVTHDRESQ, encoded by the coding sequence GTGGGGCGGTTTGCGGTGGATGGCGGGCGGTTTTTGATGGACGGGAATCCCTACCAGATCATTGCGGGGGACATGCATTCGGTGCGGGTTCCGCGGGCGTACTGGCGGGAACGTCTGCATGCGATGAAGGCGATGGGGCTCAATACGCTGACGACGTACGCGTTCTGGAACGTGCATGAGCCGCGGCCTGGGGTGTACGACTTTTCCGGTCAGAACGACCTGGCGGAGTATCTTCGCGAGGCGCAGCAGGAGGGGTTGAACGTCATCCTGCGGCCGGGGCCTTATGTGTGCGCGGAGTGGGAGCTGGGCGGGTATCCTTCGTGGCTGTTGAAGGATCGCAGTCTGGTGCTGCGGTCGAACGATCCGAAGTACAGGGCGGCGGTGAACCGGTGGTTTGAGCGGCTGGCGAAGGAGATCAAGCCTCTGCTGCTGAAGAATGGCGGGCCGATCATCGCAATCCAGGTGGAGAACGAGTACGGTGCGTTCGGGGACGACAAGGAGTACCTGGAGCAACTGAAGGACGAATTGATCCATGTGGGGCTTGGAGATACGGTTCTGTTTACGTCGAACCAGGGGCCGGACCTGGCGAAGGGATCGTTGCCGGAGCTTCCGGCGGTGGTGAACTTCGGCAGCGGGAACGCGGAGAAGAGCCTGCGGATGCTGAAGGAGTTTCGGCCGGATGGACCGCAGATGGTGGGCGAGTACTGGGCGGGGTGGTTCGATAAATGGGGCGAGGAGCACCACCAGACGGATGGGAAGCGGGAGGCGGCGGAGTTCCGCTCGATGCTGGAGCGTGGAGATTCTGTCTCGATCTATATGTTCCACGGGGGCTCGACGTTTGGGTGGATGAATGGGGCGGACTCGCATACGGGGACGGATTATCACCCGGATACGAGCAGCTACGACTACGACGCGCCGCTCGATGAGGCGGGGAATCCTACGTATAAATACGCGCTTTTGCAGCAGGCGATTGCGGATGTGACCCACACCCGGCCGGCGGGATTGCCTCCGATGACGAAGCGGGCGGTCTTTCCGGTAGCGGAGAAGATGCTCTCGGCTTCGTTGTGGGAGAGCCTGCCCAAGCCGGTTCACTCGACCGTGCCGCTGACGTTTGAAGACCTGGACCAGAACTATGGGTATGTGCTGTATCGGACGGCGCTGAAGCCGGGGGATGGCGGGAAGCTGGTGCTGGGCGGGCTGCACGACTATGCCCAGGTGTATGTGGACAGGCGGCTGGTGGGGACGCTGGATCGCCGGCTTGGCAATGAAACCCTAGAGTTGCCGCGTGTTTCGGCTGCCGCAACGCTGGATATTCTGGTGGAGAATACAGGGCGCGTGAACTACTCGCATGCGATTCGCGGCGAGCGGGCGGGGCTGACGGGTGAGGTGACGCTCGATGGGAAGAAGCCGAAGGAGTGGGAGAACTTTTCGCTGGAGATGAAGGACGTTCCGCAGATGCCGATGCGTCCGCTGCCTTGCTCGGGGCCGTGTTTTTACTCGGTGGCGATGCAGACGGAGACGCCGGCGGATACGTATCTCGATACGCGTCACTTGCATAAGGGGCAGATGTGGGTTGGCGAGCATAACCTGGGGCGGTTCTGGTCGATTGGGCCGCAGTTTGCGTTGTTCACGCCGGGTCCGTGGCTGAAGCAAGGGACGACGACGCTGCGGTTCTTCGACCTGATGGGGGATGCGACGGAGAAGGTCAGCACGGCGACAGAGCCGATCTTTGGGGCGGTGACGCATGACCGGGAGAGCCAATAG
- a CDS encoding acyltransferase family protein yields the protein MTKSTPYLPTKHHYEILDGLRGVAALMVVIFHTFEAYANDNRFTQLINHGYLAVDFFFLLSGFVVAYAYDDRWGKMSQWDFYKRRLVRLQPMVIMGSIIGAALFYLQFCPMFSLVATTPVWKTLLFMVIGFTLIPVLPSMDIRGWQEMHPLDGPAWSLFFEYIANILYAIGFRKLSNKAMGVLVLLSAGLLIQLTVFGPRGDVIGGWSVDPTQLHIGFARLLYPFFAGILLMRLGKRIHIKNAFAICSVLIVILLAFPRIGGPQHLWMNGLYEALCIIVVFPLIVAMGAGDSVTGGFPMRLCKFFGELSYPLYITHYPLIYWYTAWVTRDKVPARIGAPVGVLLLIVAVTIAYACLKLYDEPVRAWLKRRFLDAPMSTTT from the coding sequence ATGACCAAGTCCACCCCGTATCTGCCCACCAAGCATCACTACGAGATCCTCGACGGCCTCCGCGGCGTCGCGGCCCTCATGGTCGTCATCTTCCACACCTTCGAGGCCTACGCCAACGACAACCGCTTCACCCAGCTCATCAACCACGGTTACCTCGCCGTCGACTTCTTCTTCCTGCTCTCCGGCTTCGTCGTCGCCTACGCCTACGACGATCGCTGGGGCAAGATGAGCCAGTGGGACTTCTACAAGCGCCGCCTCGTCCGCCTGCAACCCATGGTCATCATGGGCAGCATCATCGGCGCCGCCCTCTTCTATCTCCAGTTCTGCCCCATGTTCTCGCTCGTCGCAACCACGCCTGTCTGGAAGACGCTTCTCTTCATGGTCATCGGCTTCACCCTCATCCCTGTGCTGCCCTCCATGGACATCCGCGGCTGGCAGGAGATGCACCCCCTCGACGGCCCCGCCTGGTCCCTCTTCTTCGAGTACATCGCCAACATCCTCTACGCCATCGGCTTCCGCAAGCTCTCGAACAAGGCCATGGGAGTCCTCGTCCTCCTCTCCGCCGGCCTGCTCATCCAACTCACCGTCTTCGGCCCGCGCGGCGACGTCATCGGCGGCTGGTCCGTCGACCCAACCCAGCTCCACATCGGCTTCGCCCGCCTCCTCTACCCCTTCTTCGCCGGCATCCTGCTCATGCGTCTCGGCAAACGCATCCACATCAAAAACGCCTTCGCGATCTGCAGCGTCCTCATCGTCATCCTCCTGGCGTTCCCCAGAATCGGAGGCCCCCAGCATCTCTGGATGAATGGCCTCTACGAAGCGCTCTGCATCATCGTCGTCTTCCCGCTCATCGTAGCCATGGGCGCAGGAGACAGCGTGACCGGAGGCTTCCCGATGCGCCTCTGCAAGTTCTTCGGCGAACTCTCCTACCCCCTCTACATCACCCACTACCCTTTGATCTACTGGTACACCGCCTGGGTCACCCGCGATAAGGTCCCTGCCCGAATCGGCGCCCCGGTCGGAGTCCTCCTCCTCATCGTCGCTGTAACCATCGCCTACGCCTGCCTCAAGCTCTACGACGAACCGGTAAGAGCATGGCTGAAGCGCCGCTTCCTGGACGCCCCCATGTCCACCACAACCTAG